The proteins below are encoded in one region of Phycicoccus sp. M110.8:
- the rplA gene encoding 50S ribosomal protein L1: MKRSKAYRAAAETIDAAKSYAPLEAVRLAKGAAKAKYDETVEVAMRLGVDPRKADQMVRGTVNLPHGTGKTARVLVFANGDKAEAAREAGADYVGSDDMIDKVSGGWLDFDAVVATPDMMGKVGRLGKVLGPRGLMPNPKTGTVTMDTAKAVSDIKGGKIEFRVDKHANLHFIIGKASFDEKSLVENYATALEEVLRLKPSASKGRYILKATMSTTMGPGIPLDFTRTRNLLSEESAEA; encoded by the coding sequence ATGAAGCGCAGCAAGGCCTACCGCGCGGCCGCCGAGACGATCGACGCCGCCAAGTCCTACGCCCCGCTCGAGGCCGTCCGCCTCGCCAAGGGTGCCGCCAAGGCCAAGTACGACGAGACCGTCGAGGTCGCGATGCGACTCGGTGTCGACCCGCGCAAGGCCGACCAGATGGTCCGTGGCACCGTCAACCTGCCGCACGGCACGGGCAAGACCGCCCGCGTCCTGGTCTTCGCCAACGGCGACAAGGCCGAGGCGGCTCGTGAGGCCGGCGCCGACTACGTCGGTTCCGACGACATGATCGACAAGGTCTCCGGCGGCTGGCTCGACTTCGACGCCGTCGTCGCGACCCCCGACATGATGGGCAAGGTCGGCCGCCTCGGAAAGGTCCTCGGCCCCCGCGGCCTCATGCCGAACCCGAAGACCGGCACCGTGACCATGGACACCGCCAAGGCCGTCTCCGACATCAAGGGCGGCAAGATCGAGTTCCGCGTCGACAAGCACGCGAACCTCCACTTCATCATCGGCAAGGCCTCGTTCGACGAGAAGTCGCTGGTCGAGAACTACGCGACCGCGCTCGAGGAGGTCCTGCGGCTCAAGCCGTCCGCCTCCAAGGGCCGCTACATCCTCAAGGCCACGATGAGCACCACGATGGGCCCGGGCATCCCGCTGGACTTCACCCGCACCCGCAACCTGCTCAGCGAGGAGTCCGCGGAGGCCTGA
- the rplK gene encoding 50S ribosomal protein L11 gives MPPKKKVSGFIKLQIQAGAATPAPPVGPALGQHGVNIMEFVKAYNAATESQRGNVIPVEITVYEDRSFTFITKTPPAAELIKKAAGVPKGSGEPHKTKVASLSADQVRAIAEQKMEDLNANDVEQAMKIIAGTARSMGIDTSL, from the coding sequence ATGCCTCCCAAGAAGAAGGTCTCCGGCTTCATCAAGCTGCAGATCCAGGCCGGTGCGGCCACCCCGGCTCCGCCCGTGGGTCCCGCCCTCGGTCAGCACGGCGTCAACATCATGGAGTTCGTCAAGGCGTACAACGCTGCGACGGAGTCCCAGCGCGGCAACGTCATCCCGGTGGAGATCACGGTCTACGAGGACCGCTCCTTCACCTTCATCACCAAGACGCCGCCGGCCGCCGAGCTGATCAAGAAGGCCGCGGGCGTGCCGAAGGGCTCCGGCGAGCCGCACAAGACCAAGGTCGCCTCGCTGTCGGCCGACCAGGTCCGCGCCATCGCCGAGCAGAAGATGGAAGACCTCAACGCCAACGACGTCGAGCAGGCGATGAAGATCATCGCCGGCACCGCCCGCTCCATGGGCATCGACACCAGCCTCTGA